One region of Callithrix jacchus isolate 240 chromosome 16, calJac240_pri, whole genome shotgun sequence genomic DNA includes:
- the CRISPLD1 gene encoding cysteine-rich secretory protein LCCL domain-containing 1 isoform X2 has product MNIWGQIWPKAVYMVCNYSPKGNWWGHAPYKHGQPCSACPPSFGGGCRENLCYKEGSDNYYAPQEEETNEIEGQQSEVHDTHVHTRSDNSNRNEVISTQQMSQFVSCEVKLRDQCKGTTCNRYECPAGCLSSTAKVIGSVHYDMHSSICRAAIHYGIIDNDGGWVDITRQGRKLYFMYSSRNGVESVSKYQSANSFTVSKVTVQAVTCETTVEQLCPFHKPASHCPRVYCPRDCMQANPHYARVIGTRFYSDVSSICRAAVHAGVVRNHGGYVDVMPVDKRKAYKASFQNGISSESLQNPTGGKAFRVFAVM; this is encoded by the exons ATGAACATCTGGGGTCAGATTTGGCCCAAAGCTGTCTACATGGTGTGCAATTACTCCCCAAA GGGAAACTGGTGGGGGCATGCCCCTTACAAACATGGACAGCCCTGTTCTGCTTGCCCACCTAGTTTTGGAGGGGGCTGTAGAGAAAATCTGTGCTACAAAG AAGGATCAGACAATTATTATGCCCCTCAAGAAgaggaaacaaatgaaatagaagGACAGCAGTCAGAAGTTCATGACACCCATGTCCATACAAGATCAGATAATAGTAACAGAAACGAAGTCATAAGCACACAGCAAATGT cccAATTTGTTTCTTGTGAAGTAAAATTAAGAGATCAGTGCAAAGGAACAACCTGCAAtag GTACGAATGTCCTGCTGGCTGTTTGAGTAGTACAGCTAAAGTTATTGGCAGTGTACATTATGATATG cATTCCAGCATCTGTAGAGCTGCAATTCATTATGGCATAATAGACAATGATGGTGGTTGGGTAGATATCACTAGACAAGGAAGAAAACTGTATTTCATGTATTCCAGTAGGAATGGTGTTGAATCAGTTAG CAAATATCAGTCTGCTAATTCCTTTACAGTCTCTAAAGTAACAG TTCAGGCTGTGACTTGTGAAACAACTGTGGAACAGCTCTGTCCATTTCATAAGCCTGCTTCACATTGCCCAAG agtataCTGTCCTCGTGACTGTATGCAAGCAAATCCACATTATGCTCGTGTTATTGGAACTCGATTTTATTCTGAT GTGTCCAGTATCTGCAGAGCAGCAGTACATGCTGGAGTGGTTCGAAATCATGGTGGTTATGTTGATGTGATGCCTGTGGACAAAAGAAAGGCTTACAAGGCTTCTTTTCAGAATGGAATCTCCTCAGAAAG tttacAGAATCCTACGGGAGGAAAGGCATTCAGAGTATTTGCTGTTATGTGA